One region of Culex pipiens pallens isolate TS chromosome 2, TS_CPP_V2, whole genome shotgun sequence genomic DNA includes:
- the LOC120429252 gene encoding monocarboxylate transporter 12-like isoform X2: MSLLAATVVVALCRRKSTRLTAVLGGLVMALGILFTSFATQLHQVAFSYGVIVGIGAAMVRESAAVMLGHYFKRRRQFVEMITMSGEGVGVALFSVILKEGVGKMGWRLGLQAVTGLVSFSFFMGLLYRPASLYHPQRRAILHLKNQRKKVKEKKTHVRTPKPPFLDFSPLKLPSVRMLSISAAVAAFGIYSPIFFLSLHGFAEGYDMQDLVLLQTFLGLSIALGIVFSGSSINKTLEVSFKKIRISRQYVCQGCVTLVSLSLLVLSAVADYRGLCFSAWAYGLGLGGYRYTLKMLAIERIRGKYFSKAWGFIKSAESLPVLFGVPLCAFLNDSSHRYGRAGYYICAASAAISAIILFFVGHPDGKNMKYSANGSITSRCTAPTSSSDCQHVLNRSFSSQRFNNQWYPNATTTSNNTNTHATNLSSSGGAAAASTAGTFPGGHRAQHHHHLQQQQHQLPQQRCLSTQFMNGGPGMFHSSMALADGGGGGGTTTGYNYHSPYCQSSANGRLHKSLSFAFQTPMMGNDEEPRVHHGYHQHQQQQQHQQQGATSSHLPQYPGEYPPSRCYSRCEIHNPTPSHQRDSLRRPPSAAAGPGTTSSQYFCTNGLQHNPSRSRSVPEGLANGGHQRGGGTGAGDCHHWNHCHWTTTNGVNFCRPTRPIQVVEQITTSV; the protein is encoded by the exons GAGTGATTGTGGGCATCGGGGCCGCAATGGTCCGGGAGTCGGCCGCCGTGATGCTGGGCCATTACTTCAAGCGGCGGAGACAATTTGTCGAAATGATCACGATGTCGGGCGAAGGTGTCGGCGTGGCACTGTTCTCTGTGATACTCAAGGAGGGCGTCGG GAAGATGGGCTGGCGCTTGGGCCTGCAGGCCGTCACCGGGCTGGTTTCGTTCAGCTTCTTCATGGGACTGCTGTACCGGCCGGCCTCACTCTACCATCCGCAGCGGCGTGCGATTCTGCATCTGAAGAACCAACGGAAGAAG GTGAAGGAAAAGAAGACCCACGTCCGCACGCCGAAGCCCCCGTTCCTGGACTTTAGCCCGCTGAAGCTGCCCTCGGTGCGGATGCTGTCGATTTCGGCGGCCGTGGCCGCGTTCGGCATCTACTCGCCCATCTTCTTCCTG TCTCTTCACGGATTTGCCGAAGGATACGACATGCAGGACCTGGTCCTGCTCCAGACCTTCCTCGGGCTTTCGATTGCGCTGGGGATCGTGTTCAGCGGGTCGTCCATCAACAAAACGCTGGAGGTGTCCTTCAAGAAGATCCGAATATCTCGTCAATATGTTTGCCAG GGCTGTGTTACGTTGGTGTCCCTGTCGCTGCTGGTGCTGTCGGCGGTGGCCGACTACCGGGGCCTGTGCTTCTCGGCGTGGGCCTACGGGCTCGGTCTCGGTGGCTACCGGTACACGCTGAAGATGCTGGCCATCGAGCGGATCCGCGGCAAGTACTTCTCCAAGGCTTGGGGCTTCATCAAGAGTGCGGAATCACTGCCGGTGCTGTTCGGGGTGCCACTGTGCGCCTTCTTGAACGATTCTTCCCACCGGTATGGGCGCGCCGGGTACTACATCTGTGCGGCCAGTGCTGCCATCTCGGCGATTATTCTGTTTTTCGTGGGCCATCCGGACGGGAAGAACATGAAGTATTCGGCGAATGG ATCCATTACATCACGGTGCACGGCACCGACCTCGTCAAGCGACTGCCAGCATGTGCTCAACCGAAGCTTCTCGTCGCAGCGTTTTAACAATCAGTGGTATCCCAACGCTACCACCACCTCCAACAACACCAACACCCACGCCACCAACCTGTCCAGTAGCGGTGGAGCCGCGGCAGCCTCCACCGCCGGAACGTTCCCCGGTGGACATCGGGcgcagcaccaccaccacctgcagcagcagcagcatcaactGCCCCAGCAACGGTGCCTCTCGACTCAATTCATGAACGGTGGCCCGGGAATGTTCCACAGCTCGATGGCACTAGCCGATGGGGGAGGAGGTGGCGGAACGACCACCGGTTACAACTATCACAGTCCGTACTGCCAGAGTAGCGCCAACGGGCGGCTCCACAAGAGCCTTTCGTTTGCCTTCCAGACTCCGATGATGGGTAACGACGAGGAGCCACGGGTTCACCACGGGTAtcatcagcatcagcagcagcagcagcatcaacagCAGGGAGCGACCTCTAGTCATCTGCCCCAGTATCCGGGCGAATACCCGCCAAGCAGATGCTACTCCAG GTGCGAGATCCACAACCCGACCCCCTCCCACCAGCGTGACTCCCTGCGTCGACCGCCATCGGCCGCGGCCGGGCCCGGCACCACGTCATCGCAGTACTTCTGCACCAACGGCCTGCAGCACAACCCATCCCGCAGCCGCAGCGTGCCCGAGGGCCTCGCCAACGGGGGACACCAGCGGGGCGGCGGTACGGGCGCGGGCGATTGCCACCACTGGAACCACTGCCACTGGACCACCACCAACGGGGTCAACTTTTGCCGGCCGACGCGGCCCATCCAGGTGGTGGAACAGATCACCACGTCCGTTTGA